One region of Mesomycoplasma ovipneumoniae genomic DNA includes:
- a CDS encoding ABC transporter permease, giving the protein MTKIIDFFQKHEILKKTYVWFLIIIFYIPIIFGSIFSFNSPSKKGFVSSTWNKFSLQAFDEFAKDTFASALINSLIIAIFAAITVVFLSLLTVFALWRQKNKSVKIYVNATSNIPLINPDVITAVSLAIILGFIFGSLSAAHEGLYRAIISHIVMTLPYGILIMYPRSEKFSLSLYEAAQDLGYSKMKAWFLIYLKHMSPAIISVFPVVAFLSFDDFIITKITSNTQTVGTLLYQGTFKTWALMLGTIMLFISVISNLIWLYYKNKKEKTWKRI; this is encoded by the coding sequence ATGACTAAAATTATTGATTTTTTTCAAAAACACGAGATTTTGAAAAAAACTTACGTTTGATTTTTGATAATAATTTTTTATATTCCAATAATTTTTGGCTCTATTTTTTCATTTAACAGTCCTTCAAAAAAAGGTTTTGTCTCTTCAACATGAAACAAATTTAGTTTGCAAGCATTTGACGAATTTGCAAAAGACACTTTTGCATCAGCGCTAATTAACTCATTAATTATTGCAATTTTTGCTGCAATAACCGTTGTTTTCCTTTCACTTTTAACAGTTTTTGCTCTCTGAAGACAAAAAAATAAATCCGTAAAAATTTATGTAAATGCCACCTCAAATATTCCTTTAATTAATCCTGATGTGATTACCGCAGTTTCACTTGCAATTATTTTAGGGTTCATATTTGGTTCACTTTCAGCGGCTCATGAAGGTTTGTATCGAGCAATTATTTCCCATATTGTCATGACTTTACCTTACGGAATTTTGATAATGTATCCAAGAAGTGAAAAATTTTCGCTAAGTTTATATGAAGCAGCCCAAGATTTAGGCTATTCAAAAATGAAGGCATGATTTTTGATTTATTTAAAACACATGTCGCCAGCGATAATTTCGGTTTTTCCGGTTGTTGCTTTTCTTTCATTTGACGATTTTATAATCACAAAAATTACATCAAACACCCAAACAGTTGGAACGCTTTTGTATCAAGGAACTTTTAAGACTTGAGCGCTAATGTTGGGAACAATTATGCTTTTCATTTCCGTGATTTCTAATTTAATTTGACTTTATTATAAAAATAAAAAGGAAAAAACATGAAAAAGAATTTAG
- a CDS encoding ribosome-recycling factor, protein MKSEIEFNFYKEILDQKAQDVYSYLEKSFQKVSVGAPNPQLISHIKVSFYGTLTPINEIASISTPVPLQLLVRPYEMSLVKEIATAIVASKIDAQVQKEANQVRIIFPEPTQQKRQESVHLLKKIHEEAKVKIRLIRQDVNKLIKKEELSEDQEKDYLNQVQKTINLQMEKIDEIYEKKVKEIQTI, encoded by the coding sequence ATGAAATCTGAAATTGAATTCAATTTTTATAAAGAAATTCTAGATCAAAAAGCGCAAGATGTTTATTCCTATTTGGAAAAAAGTTTCCAAAAAGTAAGTGTTGGCGCACCAAATCCCCAATTAATTTCCCATATTAAAGTTAGTTTTTACGGGACATTAACCCCAATTAATGAAATTGCATCAATTTCAACCCCTGTACCCTTACAACTTTTAGTAAGACCGTATGAAATGTCGCTTGTAAAGGAAATTGCAACCGCAATAGTTGCATCAAAAATTGATGCTCAAGTTCAAAAAGAAGCTAACCAAGTCCGTATAATTTTTCCTGAACCAACACAGCAAAAACGCCAGGAAAGCGTTCATTTATTAAAAAAAATTCACGAAGAAGCTAAAGTTAAAATACGCTTAATTCGCCAAGATGTTAATAAATTAATAAAAAAAGAGGAACTTTCCGAGGATCAAGAAAAAGATTATCTTAATCAGGTTCAAAAAACAATCAATTTACAAATGGAAAAAATTGATGAAATTTACGAAAAAAAAGTAAAAGAAATTCAAACTATTTAA
- the pyrH gene encoding UMP kinase, translated as MKSTILIKLSGESLANKQKSLAIDYELVGRIGHQLKEIQKLGYKILIVIGGGNFWRGTSAAKNGINRNTADYIGMLGTVMNGLALDSVFRDLKIKTRVLSSMSLDPRICEYFVREKAIKYLSDGHVLILVGGTGRPFFTTDSAATLFASEMDANLILVGKNNVNGVFDSDPKINPNAIRYDKITYDQVIEKNLKVMDSTAFSMARDNKIRLLIFDIKEENSIVKLIKGQIKHTEVY; from the coding sequence ATGAAGTCAACTATTCTAATTAAACTTTCGGGTGAAAGTCTAGCTAACAAACAAAAATCACTCGCAATTGATTATGAACTTGTCGGTCGAATTGGCCATCAACTTAAAGAAATTCAAAAATTAGGTTATAAAATTTTAATTGTGATTGGCGGTGGAAATTTTTGGCGTGGAACTTCCGCTGCAAAAAACGGAATAAATCGAAATACTGCAGATTATATCGGCATGCTTGGGACGGTAATGAATGGACTGGCTCTTGATTCAGTTTTTCGCGATTTGAAAATTAAAACTCGCGTTTTGTCTTCAATGAGTTTGGATCCTCGAATTTGTGAGTATTTTGTTCGAGAAAAAGCTATTAAATATCTCTCAGATGGTCATGTTTTAATTCTTGTCGGTGGAACAGGTCGTCCATTTTTTACAACAGACAGCGCCGCTACCCTTTTTGCTTCTGAAATGGATGCAAATTTAATTCTAGTTGGTAAAAATAATGTAAACGGGGTTTTTGATTCTGATCCCAAAATTAATCCAAATGCAATAAGATATGATAAAATTACTTATGATCAAGTTATTGAAAAAAATCTGAAAGTAATGGATTCAACAGCCTTTTCGATGGCGCGCGATAACAAGATTAGATTATTAATTTTCGATATTAAAGAAGAAAACAGCATAGTTAAATTAATAAAAGGTCAAATCAAACATACGGAGGTTTATTAA
- a CDS encoding leucine-rich repeat domain-containing protein, with the protein MFKFKKILKTLALLSPIVALSACGQNVSQAEQLLASIDKTDSKYVKIDESTNSFVLDLTDSKLTKIDKSAFFSLKSRIFQKTTLQNQNQTNQPGTENTQKPQETKVNFYFLSKIIFPETLTEIEDYAFYADSANLTDQEKIKELDFSKATNLKKIGNFAFQGNNITKLVLPSSLVSIGRQAFAKNNLEQVDFSNSKNLEIIQTGAFFDNKIQHVDLSQNTKLIEIFTSAFESNKIETVKFNKSAKPVTIGTSAFKDNIIKTNENFENIPESSSLNSPFN; encoded by the coding sequence ATGTTCAAGTTTAAAAAAATATTAAAAACATTAGCGCTGTTATCACCAATAGTTGCACTTTCTGCATGCGGTCAAAATGTATCTCAAGCTGAACAACTTCTTGCTTCGATAGATAAAACTGATTCCAAATATGTAAAAATTGATGAGTCAACAAATTCTTTTGTGCTTGACCTAACAGATTCTAAACTAACAAAAATTGATAAATCTGCATTTTTTAGTCTAAAATCACGGATTTTTCAAAAAACCACTCTTCAAAATCAGAATCAAACTAATCAACCTGGTACCGAAAACACTCAAAAACCACAAGAAACTAAGGTAAATTTTTATTTTTTGTCAAAAATAATTTTCCCAGAAACACTAACTGAAATAGAAGATTATGCATTTTATGCAGATAGTGCAAATTTGACTGATCAAGAAAAAATTAAGGAACTTGACTTCTCAAAGGCGACAAATTTGAAGAAAATCGGTAATTTTGCCTTTCAAGGAAATAATATAACAAAACTAGTTTTACCTTCATCTTTAGTTTCAATAGGTAGGCAAGCTTTTGCTAAAAATAATTTAGAACAGGTCGATTTTTCAAACTCTAAGAATTTAGAGATTATTCAAACTGGTGCTTTTTTTGATAATAAAATTCAACATGTTGACCTTAGCCAAAATACTAAATTAATCGAGATTTTTACTAGCGCTTTTGAATCTAACAAAATTGAAACCGTAAAATTCAATAAAAGTGCAAAACCAGTTACAATTGGAACATCAGCTTTTAAAGATAACATTATAAAAACTAACGAAAATTTTGAGAACATTCCTGAATCAAGTTCTCTCAACTCACCATTTAATTAA
- a CDS encoding ABC transporter permease, protein METLSFFDKFWQNFKKSLNPRISLVLPYFVFALILIVIPLILLFVKSVSPLSTNGEPFDNHLLVKEQTTWQIIARSIFVGLVSAFICLILAFPYAFIVANSKSRIFKIYSLSLIITPLIIFTIAKVFSLRALFLSMFDEGSLNNNSFMILGLIFLNFPFMVIPLYTIFRDMPKNLIEAGTDLGYSKFRVLIKVVVPYSFRAISSGFAIVFLMAATSIVVSDKLLPNGSQNQLIGNLINNSANTTNPFDLARVSSLVLVTLLVFIGIYTLIHFTPIVIMKIKGFKYD, encoded by the coding sequence GTGGAAACTCTTAGCTTTTTTGATAAATTTTGACAAAATTTCAAAAAAAGTTTAAACCCACGCATCAGTCTTGTTCTCCCTTATTTTGTATTTGCTCTAATTTTAATAGTTATTCCACTTATTTTACTTTTTGTTAAATCTGTAAGTCCACTTTCGACAAACGGTGAGCCATTTGACAACCATCTTTTAGTAAAAGAGCAAACAACTTGGCAAATTATTGCCCGTTCAATTTTTGTTGGTTTAGTTAGCGCCTTTATTTGCTTAATTTTAGCTTTTCCATATGCTTTTATTGTCGCAAATTCAAAATCACGTATTTTTAAAATTTATTCTTTATCATTAATAATTACCCCTTTAATTATTTTTACAATCGCAAAAGTTTTCTCATTACGAGCTTTATTTTTGTCAATGTTTGACGAAGGATCGCTAAATAATAACTCTTTTATGATTCTTGGTCTAATTTTTCTGAATTTTCCTTTTATGGTAATTCCACTTTATACAATTTTTAGAGATATGCCTAAAAATTTAATTGAAGCTGGTACAGATTTAGGATACTCAAAATTTCGAGTTTTGATTAAAGTGGTTGTTCCTTATAGTTTTCGTGCAATTAGCTCTGGATTTGCGATTGTTTTTTTAATGGCGGCAACATCTATAGTTGTCTCAGATAAATTGCTACCAAATGGATCACAAAATCAACTAATTGGAAATTTAATTAATAATTCTGCAAACACAACAAACCCTTTTGATTTAGCTAGAGTTTCATCACTTGTTTTAGTCACACTTTTAGTTTTTATTGGGATTTATACACTAATTCATTTTACACCTATTGTTATCATGAAAATTAAAGGATTTAAATATGACTAA